One genomic region from Astyanax mexicanus isolate ESR-SI-001 unplaced genomic scaffold, AstMex3_surface scaffold_38, whole genome shotgun sequence encodes:
- the LOC103029784 gene encoding uncharacterized protein LOC103029784 produces the protein MAFQIVKTTQSLTTAEDMRNQTKLVMQPYANWEEYLAPAPLSIAILGELVFISSQTDFSINKNPPKSGYKHIRYPDSFRACLMQVCNSGWWAFNEAHKNMDQIRLHTMTVPDHMKSAVKILFQGNDEVVQAHLPDQLENIRVIADDCLALAGSTEQRFTDVINIIQELLEACINAEHFYGEELEEIKKKVEENKMRKQTSDEAVKRSEKALKAMEKALDEAQEDYKAAMDSLPSGWDMIGMDIAEAMTENISNIVIGMTSVIASPANLMRNTLKLTNPVSFIDVNRWKDPADGVDKINIYSKSAEILKWAERIQQFVQQNGIDWKSLYDQKKKTANTIFLKKQFMRINSSLQKNPTCNAKKRAQEICKEAIAICDEMAIYAPEGKCEEAKTKQLIKKIRKLTESARAFDSKSKDVTKSPSLTPKPPMMFKEESQSEKKSASLRATENTRFRIEQSRAQLNNTRGSYEKSVENMEKNQKELTEILITMRNCEVKEIDFNTTIQMLVKGMDAMGRVKEQWEKMVRFFQMVSNIVKTSLTRTLKNFVSTSEKTQSLSYNSKLFSKDLLYNQAFQASNIASLVHMISATYTDVSEKYLMDRVSSLGKLMAMDKEKPEFEQERLQLQNSCDEAQKGILSLVRKNKDEFERKTNARLEKIDKELLAILPEADPEVVKSIQAAVESGFTEEEEGAYI, from the coding sequence ATGGCTTTCCAAATTGTGAAGACTACTCAAAGTCTCACCACTGCTGAAGACATGAGAAACCAAACCAAGCTTGTAATGCAGCCCTACGCCAACTGGGAGGAATACCTTGCTCCTGCACCACTCTCTATAGCCATACTGGGAGAACTGGTCTTCATCTCCTCCCAAACTGATTTCTCTATAAACAAAAACCCACCCAAAAGCGGCTACAAGCACATCAGATACCCAGATTCATTTCGCGCCTGTCTCATGCAAGTGTGCAACTCTGGCTGGTGGGCTTTCAATGAAGCTCACAAGAACATGGATCAGATTCGGCTCCACACCATGACGGTCCCAGACCACATGAAGAGCGCTGTGAAGATTCTGTTCCAGGGAAATGATGAAGTTGTTCAAGCCCATCTTCCTGATCAGCTGGAGAACATTCGTGTCATTGCAGATGACTGTCTTGCTCTGGCTGGATCAACAGAGCAGCGTTTCACTGATGTCATCAATATTATCCAGGAGCTGCTGGAAGCATGTATAAATGCAGAGCACTTTTATGGAGAAGAGCTGGAAGAAATCAAGAAAAAAGTAGAGGAGAACAAAATGAGAAAACAGACATCAGACGAAGCGGTTAAACGCTCTGAGAAAGCATTAAAAGCCATGGAAAAGGCACTGGATGAAGCACAAGAAGACTACAAAGCAGCAATGGATTCCCTACCCAGTGGATGGGACATGATTGGTATGGATATTGCTGAAGCCATGACTGAAAACATCTCAAATATCGTCATAGGAATGACATCTGTAATTGCTAGTCCAGCGAACCTAATGCGAAACACTTTAAAACTTACGAATCCAGTGTCATTCATAGATGTAAACAGATGGAAAGACCCTGCAGATGGAGTTGATAAAATAAACATCTACAGCAAGTCTGCAGAAATCCTGAAATGGGCAGAGAGGATTCAGCAGTTTGTGCAGCAGAATGGCATTGACTGGAAGAGCCTGTATGATCAGAAGAAGAAAACTGCCAATACAATATTCCTGAAAAAACAGTTCATGAGAATCAACAGCAGTTTACAAAAAAACCCAACCTGCAATGCAAAGAAGCGTGCCCAAGAGATATGTAAAGAGGCCATTGCCATCTGTGATGAAATGGCAATATATGCACCAGAGGGAAAATGTGAAGAAGCTAAAACAAAGCAGCTGATCAAGAAAATCAGAAAACTGACTGAATCAGCTCGAGCTTTTGACTCCAAGAGCAAAGATGTTACAAAATCTCCTTCTCTGACTCCAAAACCACCAATGATGTTTAAAGAAGAGAGTCAATCTGAGAAGAAAAGTGCTTCACTAAGGGCAACTGAGAACACCAGGTTCCGCATAGAGCAGAGCCGAGCTCAACTCAACAACACCAGAGGATCCTATGAGAAGAGTGTGGAGAACATGGAGAAGAACCAAAAAGAACTGACTGAAATCCTGATCACCATGAGAAACTGTGAAGTCAAGGAGATAGACTTCAACACCACCATACAGATGCTGGTTAAAGGGATGGATGCGATGGGGAGGGTGAAGGAGCAGTGGGAAAAGATGGTGCGTTTCTTTCAGATGGTGTCCAACATTGTGAAAACCAGTCTGACCAGAACTCTCAAAAATTTTGTTTCCACATCTGAGAAGACTCAATCTCTCTCCTACAACTCAAAGCTCTTCTCCAAAGATCTGCTCTACAATCAAGCCTTTCAGGCCAGTAACATCGCCAGCCTCGTCCACATGATCTCAGCAACCTACACTGACGTCTCTGAGAAGTACCTGATGGATCGGGTCAGCTCACTGGGGAAACTTATGGCCATGGATAAGGAAAAGCCAGAGTTTGAACAGGAGCGTCTGCAGCTGCAGAACTCCTGTGATGAAGCTCAAAAAGGCATTTTGAGTCTCGTCCGTAAGAATAAGGATGAGTTTGAAAGGAAGACCAACGCAAGACTGGAGAAGATTGATAAAGAGCTGCTGGCTATTCTTCCCGAAGCCGATCCAGAAGTTGTGAAGAGTATTCAAGCAGCTGTTGAGAGTGGATTcacagaggaagaagaaggagcttATATTTAA